The following proteins come from a genomic window of Cronobacter muytjensii ATCC 51329:
- a CDS encoding DUF1493 family protein: MKMVSDEDIRAMILKELPLVTSFTLKKQEPDLDSPLQEMFEVEDIAEMAQTLFSHFGTEYSRFDLTAYYPWKTPGLFSRKPVIQDKTPLTIRMFVESVKAGRWLYG; encoded by the coding sequence GTGAAGATGGTATCTGATGAAGACATACGAGCAATGATCTTAAAAGAACTACCGCTAGTGACTTCTTTCACACTTAAGAAGCAAGAGCCTGATCTTGACAGCCCTTTGCAGGAAATGTTTGAAGTCGAAGATATCGCAGAAATGGCTCAGACCCTGTTTAGCCACTTCGGGACAGAATACAGCCGCTTTGATCTCACCGCTTACTATCCGTGGAAAACGCCAGGACTGTTTTCACGCAAGCCCGTGATACAGGATAAAACGCCTTTGACAATCAGGATGTTTGTGGAGTCGGTGAAGGCGGGGAGGTGGTTGTATGGGTAA
- a CDS encoding STM2901 family protein yields the protein MDTVESLNGGYFYKGLFDLSVHELLFWVMIDEIQKQLGVEDIIGAAFLLLGTNSIEVPGKMSTATKGTSHASLFFRQHLSYKFKRRILPTLTNTSFSMRGLKIFWVNNLGAFVGRAVPVLGWIILAKDVSLISYNTVNHYNKLVRKEDRIW from the coding sequence ATGGATACCGTAGAAAGCCTTAATGGGGGATATTTTTACAAAGGCCTTTTTGATTTGAGCGTACATGAATTACTCTTCTGGGTCATGATTGATGAAATCCAAAAACAGCTTGGCGTCGAGGATATCATAGGCGCTGCATTCTTGTTGTTAGGTACGAATAGTATTGAAGTGCCGGGTAAAATGTCTACCGCTACAAAAGGGACGTCTCACGCTTCTTTATTCTTCAGGCAACACCTAAGCTATAAATTTAAAAGGCGTATTCTTCCAACATTGACTAACACATCTTTCTCCATGCGCGGGCTTAAAATCTTCTGGGTCAATAATTTAGGCGCTTTCGTCGGCCGTGCAGTACCTGTGCTGGGCTGGATTATACTTGCGAAAGATGTTTCCCTTATCAGTTACAATACGGTAAACCATTACAATAAACTGGTACGTAAAGAGGACAGGATCTGGTGA
- a CDS encoding TetR/AcrR family transcriptional regulator produces the protein MATRQNDPQRRERILEATLTCIATHGFHHITHRKIALEADVPLGSVTYYFTSLEALLAEAFTRFAETMSCQYQALMAQAQSREEACEAVTALICGAQVTTPENMELMYQLYAYAGRQPQLKIIMQDWMRRSQQTLETWFDPATARALDAFVEGMTLHYVIDREPLSRETIRAMVGRIVGED, from the coding sequence ATGGCGACACGACAAAACGATCCGCAACGCCGCGAGCGTATTCTGGAAGCGACGCTTACCTGCATCGCCACACATGGCTTTCATCATATTACGCACCGTAAAATCGCGCTTGAAGCAGACGTGCCGCTTGGCTCCGTCACTTATTATTTCACCTCGCTGGAGGCGCTGCTTGCAGAGGCGTTCACGCGCTTCGCCGAGACAATGTCATGCCAGTATCAGGCGCTGATGGCGCAGGCGCAGAGCCGTGAAGAAGCCTGCGAAGCGGTGACGGCGCTCATTTGCGGCGCGCAGGTGACGACCCCTGAAAATATGGAGCTGATGTACCAGCTTTACGCCTACGCGGGCCGCCAGCCGCAGCTGAAAATCATCATGCAGGACTGGATGCGCCGCAGCCAGCAGACGCTCGAAACCTGGTTCGACCCGGCGACCGCCCGCGCGCTCGACGCGTTTGTCGAAGGGATGACGCTGCATTACGTCATCGACCGCGAGCCGCTCAGCCGCGAAACAATCCGCGCGATGGTGGGGAGAATTGTGGGGGAGGATTAG
- a CDS encoding MFS transporter — MSSDVNLSPALRHRTWALFLFFFLPGLLMASWATRTPSIRDVLQVSTAGMGIVLFGLSVGSMSGILCSGWLVKRLGTRPVIRNGMALGVLGMLLMAFALWLASPLLFACGLAVLGAGMGSAEVALNVEGATVEQLQNKTILPMMHGFFSLGTLIGAGIGLSLTALNFPADLHLTIATLITVIPIIVGLRAIPHGVGKEAKEARQQRPAGHIPFWKDSQLLLIGLIVLAMAFAEGSANDWLPLLMVDGHGFSPTSGSLIYAGFTLGMTLGRFFGGWFIDRYSRVNVVRASAMMGALGIGLIIFVDNPLIASVSVLLWGLGASLGFPLTISAASDTGPDAPVRVSVVATAGYVAFLVGPPLLGFLGEHYGLRSAMLVVLSLVVLAALVARAVAKPATPVEPARDVI, encoded by the coding sequence ATGTCATCCGACGTGAATCTCTCTCCCGCGCTGCGTCACAGAACGTGGGCGCTGTTTCTGTTTTTCTTTCTGCCGGGCCTGTTGATGGCCTCCTGGGCGACCCGTACGCCTTCAATCCGTGATGTGCTGCAGGTCTCTACCGCCGGGATGGGCATTGTGCTGTTCGGTCTCTCGGTAGGCTCAATGAGCGGCATCCTCTGTTCAGGCTGGCTGGTGAAGCGTCTTGGTACGCGCCCGGTTATCCGCAACGGCATGGCGCTGGGCGTGCTCGGTATGCTGCTGATGGCGTTCGCGCTGTGGCTCGCCTCGCCGCTGCTGTTCGCCTGCGGGCTGGCGGTGCTGGGCGCCGGAATGGGCTCCGCTGAGGTGGCGCTGAATGTGGAAGGCGCGACGGTCGAGCAGTTACAGAACAAAACCATTCTGCCGATGATGCACGGCTTTTTCAGTCTCGGCACGCTGATTGGCGCGGGCATCGGGCTTAGCCTGACGGCGCTGAATTTTCCTGCCGATCTGCACCTCACCATCGCCACGCTGATTACCGTCATCCCGATTATCGTCGGGCTGCGCGCTATCCCGCACGGCGTCGGCAAAGAGGCGAAAGAGGCGCGTCAGCAGCGCCCCGCCGGACATATTCCTTTCTGGAAAGACAGCCAGCTGCTGTTGATTGGCCTGATTGTGCTTGCGATGGCGTTTGCCGAAGGTTCCGCCAACGACTGGCTGCCGCTCCTCATGGTGGATGGCCACGGCTTCAGCCCCACCTCCGGATCGCTGATTTACGCCGGCTTCACGCTCGGCATGACGCTGGGCCGCTTCTTCGGCGGCTGGTTTATCGACCGCTACAGCCGCGTAAATGTGGTGCGCGCCAGCGCCATGATGGGCGCGCTCGGCATCGGGCTGATTATCTTTGTCGATAACCCGCTTATCGCGAGCGTGTCGGTACTGCTGTGGGGATTAGGCGCGTCGCTCGGCTTCCCGCTGACGATTTCGGCGGCGAGCGATACCGGGCCGGATGCGCCGGTGCGCGTGAGCGTGGTGGCCACGGCGGGCTATGTTGCCTTCCTGGTCGGCCCGCCGCTGCTCGGCTTCCTGGGGGAACATTACGGACTGCGCAGCGCGATGCTGGTGGTGTTGTCGCTGGTGGTGCTGGCGGCGCTGGTGGCTCGCGCGGTGGCGAAACCGGCGACGCCCGTCGAGCCGGCGCGTGACGTTATTTAA
- a CDS encoding flagellin N-terminal helical domain-containing protein codes for MATIFNNLMSGNVLTQQKKTAASLSQSIERLSSGMRINGAKDDAAGQAIANRMSATLKANDVASRSMNDGISLSQTAEGALSEVSALLMRAKELAVQAATGTLDTSDRAAISTEFSQIKAQIDAIATGTTIFGKYPLAPAAPPTPPAAQLGNIPSINQRFPVPGQQYSFSSGLVPLAYIPAGATDITLTINSGWMDDDIQLFSRDGSHLVGTPVNGATRDFTWTNNGVNSTATANTKIISTDNGFLPDASYSDANLTQGPATYNVSGGAVKNYNGMTITYSGDGDRYETPATGWGNNGTVSAGNYLERLSIDKVTEDVIIMVVGNGSFFGQMTWTKLPLPTDKPDGPVSTDTDIVMSADYGEAVEYKTIPATPSDTKTLGLDAARLDNQQGASQAIDTIDHALDTVSSYRGTYGSLVNTFDSAKAGLAQKTVATAAARSRIEDADFAQEASNLSRSQILQQAGNAVLAQANQQAESVLSLLK; via the coding sequence ATGGCGACTATCTTCAATAATCTGATGTCAGGTAATGTCCTGACGCAGCAGAAAAAAACGGCCGCTAGCTTAAGCCAGTCCATTGAGCGGCTCTCATCCGGCATGCGCATTAACGGCGCGAAGGATGATGCTGCCGGGCAGGCTATTGCCAACCGTATGTCCGCGACGCTTAAGGCCAATGATGTGGCGTCGCGCAGCATGAACGATGGCATTAGCCTCTCGCAGACCGCCGAAGGCGCGCTCTCTGAAGTCAGCGCTCTGCTGATGCGCGCCAAAGAGCTGGCTGTGCAGGCGGCGACCGGTACGCTCGATACGAGCGATCGCGCGGCTATCTCCACGGAGTTTAGCCAGATAAAAGCGCAGATTGACGCCATTGCCACAGGGACGACGATTTTCGGCAAATATCCGCTGGCGCCCGCTGCGCCGCCGACACCCCCTGCGGCGCAGCTTGGCAATATTCCGTCCATTAACCAGCGTTTCCCGGTGCCTGGCCAGCAGTACTCGTTCAGCTCCGGGCTGGTGCCGCTGGCTTATATCCCGGCAGGCGCGACCGATATTACGTTGACCATTAACTCCGGCTGGATGGATGACGATATCCAGCTGTTCAGCCGCGACGGCAGCCACCTGGTCGGCACGCCGGTAAACGGCGCTACGCGTGATTTCACCTGGACGAATAACGGGGTGAACAGTACCGCGACGGCTAACACCAAAATTATCTCCACCGATAACGGATTTTTGCCTGACGCCAGCTACAGCGACGCGAACCTGACGCAGGGGCCGGCCACCTATAACGTGAGCGGCGGGGCGGTAAAGAATTACAACGGCATGACCATCACCTACAGCGGCGACGGCGACCGCTATGAGACGCCGGCGACCGGCTGGGGTAACAACGGCACCGTCTCGGCGGGCAACTATCTGGAGCGGCTCTCCATCGATAAGGTGACGGAAGATGTGATCATTATGGTGGTTGGCAACGGATCCTTTTTCGGTCAGATGACCTGGACGAAGCTGCCGCTGCCGACCGATAAGCCGGACGGGCCGGTCAGCACCGACACGGATATCGTGATGAGCGCCGATTATGGCGAGGCGGTGGAGTATAAAACCATTCCCGCCACGCCCTCGGACACGAAAACGCTCGGCCTGGACGCCGCGCGGCTCGATAATCAGCAGGGCGCGTCGCAGGCGATTGACACCATTGACCACGCGCTGGATACCGTCAGCAGCTACCGCGGCACGTACGGCAGCCTGGTGAATACGTTTGACTCCGCAAAGGCGGGGCTGGCGCAGAAAACCGTCGCCACCGCCGCCGCGCGCAGCCGCATTGAGGATGCGGATTTCGCGCAGGAGGCCAGCAATCTCAGCCGCTCGCAGATCCTGCAACAGGCCGGGAATGCCGTACTGGCGCAGGCGAACCAGCAGGCGGAAAGCGTGCTGTCGCTCCTTAAATAA
- a CDS encoding Cof-type HAD-IIB family hydrolase — protein MAVKLIAVDMDGTFLSDAKTYNRARFLAQYAELKARGIRFVVASGNQFYQLQSFFPEIADEIAFVAENGAWVVCEGEDLFNGELTEEEYRHVIAHLLTLEDVEIIACGKHSGYSLNRYDERFKQMASRYYHRLQFVDDLFAVKDIFFKFALNLPDIQLLKTMDDLTEAFNGIVVPVSSGHGSIDLIIPGLHKANGIQMLQARWGIADSEVVAFGDGGNDVEMLRQAAFGFAMENAPQAIHKVARYRAPTNNEEGVLEVIDKILNNEAPFA, from the coding sequence ATGGCAGTGAAGTTAATCGCCGTGGATATGGACGGCACATTTTTAAGCGACGCCAAGACTTACAATCGCGCGCGTTTCCTCGCGCAGTATGCCGAATTAAAAGCGCGCGGCATCCGTTTTGTGGTGGCGAGCGGTAACCAGTTTTACCAGTTGCAATCATTCTTCCCGGAAATTGCCGACGAGATAGCTTTCGTGGCGGAAAACGGCGCGTGGGTGGTGTGCGAAGGCGAGGATCTGTTTAACGGGGAACTGACCGAAGAGGAGTACCGCCACGTCATCGCGCATCTGCTGACGCTGGAAGACGTGGAGATCATCGCCTGCGGCAAGCACAGCGGGTACTCGCTCAACCGCTACGACGAGCGCTTTAAACAGATGGCGTCGCGCTATTATCACCGGTTGCAGTTTGTCGACGATCTGTTCGCCGTAAAAGATATTTTCTTTAAATTCGCGCTCAACCTGCCGGATATTCAGCTGCTGAAAACGATGGATGACCTGACCGAGGCGTTTAACGGCATCGTGGTGCCGGTTTCCAGCGGCCACGGCTCTATCGATCTCATCATTCCGGGTCTGCACAAAGCGAACGGCATTCAGATGCTGCAAGCGCGCTGGGGCATTGCGGACAGCGAGGTCGTGGCGTTTGGCGACGGCGGCAATGACGTGGAGATGTTGCGCCAAGCGGCGTTTGGCTTTGCGATGGAAAACGCGCCGCAAGCGATTCACAAGGTGGCGCGTTACCGGGCGCCGACAAACAACGAGGAAGGGGTGCTTGAGGTGATTGATAAGATCCTGAACAACGAGGCGCCATTCGCATGA
- a CDS encoding MFS transporter: MQTHANRTGRLGRQALLFPLCLVLYEFSTYIGNDMIQPGMLAVVEQYQAGVEWVPTSMTAYLAGGMFLQWLLGPLSDRIGRRPVMLAGVVWFIVTCLATLLAQTIEQFTVLRFLQGISLCFIGAVGYAAIQESFEEAVCIKITALMANVALIAPLLGPLVGAAWVHAAPWEMMFVLFAALAAISFFGLWRAMPETATRLGEKLSLRELGRDYKAVLKNLRFVSGALAIGFVSLPLLAWIAQSPVIIISGEQMSTYEYGLLQVPIFGALILGNLVLAKLTARRSVRSLIIMGGWPIMAGLALAALATLLSSHAYLWMTAGLSIYAFGIGIANAGLVRLTLFASDISKGTVSAAMGMLQMTIFTVGIEVSKHAWIGGGNGLFNLFNLANGLLWLGLMVIFLKDKTVGASREG; encoded by the coding sequence ATGCAAACTCACGCAAACCGAACCGGACGTCTCGGACGCCAGGCGCTGCTGTTCCCGCTCTGTCTGGTGCTCTATGAATTTTCTACTTATATCGGCAACGACATGATCCAGCCGGGGATGCTCGCGGTCGTCGAGCAGTATCAGGCGGGCGTGGAATGGGTGCCGACCTCGATGACCGCCTATCTCGCGGGCGGCATGTTTTTACAGTGGCTGCTTGGCCCGCTCTCGGATCGCATCGGTCGTCGCCCGGTGATGCTGGCGGGCGTGGTGTGGTTTATCGTGACCTGCCTTGCCACGCTGCTGGCCCAGACTATCGAACAGTTCACGGTGTTGCGTTTCTTACAGGGCATCAGTCTGTGCTTTATCGGCGCGGTGGGGTATGCGGCTATCCAAGAGTCGTTTGAAGAGGCGGTGTGCATCAAAATCACCGCGCTGATGGCGAACGTGGCGCTGATTGCGCCGCTGCTCGGCCCGCTGGTGGGCGCGGCCTGGGTGCATGCCGCGCCCTGGGAGATGATGTTTGTGCTGTTCGCGGCGCTGGCGGCCATCTCTTTCTTCGGGCTGTGGCGCGCGATGCCGGAAACCGCGACGCGGCTTGGCGAGAAACTGTCGCTGCGCGAACTGGGGCGTGACTATAAAGCGGTGCTGAAAAACCTGCGTTTTGTCTCAGGCGCGCTGGCGATCGGATTTGTCAGCCTGCCGCTGCTGGCGTGGATTGCCCAGTCGCCGGTGATTATCATCAGTGGCGAGCAGATGAGCACCTATGAATATGGGCTGTTGCAGGTGCCGATTTTCGGCGCGTTGATCCTCGGCAACCTGGTGCTGGCGAAGCTCACCGCACGGCGCAGCGTGCGCTCGCTGATTATCATGGGCGGCTGGCCGATTATGGCCGGGCTGGCGCTGGCGGCGCTCGCGACGCTGCTCTCCTCCCACGCCTATCTCTGGATGACGGCGGGGCTCAGTATTTACGCCTTCGGCATCGGCATCGCCAACGCGGGCCTGGTGCGCCTGACGCTGTTTGCGAGCGACATCAGCAAAGGCACCGTTTCCGCCGCGATGGGCATGTTGCAGATGACGATTTTCACTGTCGGCATCGAAGTGAGCAAACACGCCTGGATCGGCGGCGGCAACGGCCTGTTCAACCTGTTTAATCTCGCAAACGGTCTGCTGTGGCTGGGCCTGATGGTGATTTTCCTGAAAGATAAAACCGTCGGCGCCAGCCGGGAAGGCTGA
- a CDS encoding phosphatase PAP2 family protein → MRTLSPLLYPARPRINKTISLYSLPLRFYVGQLALLTALGVLFTWLSRNEALDRWLTQMWFDAAAQRFPWQNNPWLDLINHRFAKYCAVAIAVGSLLYGLARRHPRWIMVALLMGLGTAVVGVLKATSHHSCPWDLVEYGGKALSYPLFSAAPDASGPGRCFPGGHASSGFMVMGLWFGLRRERPGLARLALTAGIVLGLTMGFGQVMRGAHFFTHNLWAGWWVWLTQVVTWGVTTTLMNKESATL, encoded by the coding sequence ATGCGCACGCTATCCCCGCTCCTGTATCCCGCCAGGCCGCGGATAAATAAGACAATCTCCCTTTATTCGCTGCCCCTGCGCTTTTATGTTGGTCAGCTTGCGCTGTTAACGGCGCTGGGCGTGCTGTTTACCTGGCTTTCGCGTAACGAGGCGCTGGACCGCTGGCTGACGCAGATGTGGTTTGATGCCGCAGCGCAGCGCTTTCCCTGGCAGAACAACCCCTGGCTTGATCTTATTAACCACCGTTTCGCCAAATATTGCGCCGTCGCGATAGCGGTCGGGAGCTTGCTGTACGGTCTCGCTCGCCGACACCCGCGCTGGATAATGGTGGCGCTGCTGATGGGGCTTGGCACCGCCGTGGTCGGCGTGCTGAAGGCCACCAGCCACCACAGCTGCCCGTGGGATCTGGTCGAGTATGGCGGAAAAGCGCTTTCTTATCCGCTCTTCAGTGCGGCGCCCGACGCCAGCGGCCCCGGTCGCTGTTTCCCCGGCGGCCATGCCTCAAGCGGCTTTATGGTGATGGGGCTCTGGTTCGGGCTGCGGCGCGAACGTCCGGGTCTCGCCCGGCTGGCGCTGACGGCAGGCATTGTGCTCGGCCTTACGATGGGCTTCGGCCAAGTGATGCGCGGCGCGCATTTTTTCACCCATAACCTGTGGGCAGGCTGGTGGGTGTGGCTTACGCAGGTGGTGACGTGGGGCGTGACCACCACACTGATGAATAAGGAATCTGCAACCCTATGA
- the ybjG gene encoding undecaprenyl-diphosphate phosphatase, with protein sequence MMEALNHFLFLQINATPDSASWLIALATFIARDLISIVPLLPVVLWLWRPTERRLVVKFALALLISLSVSWIAGHLFPHPRPFVVGLGHQFLPHAPNDSYPSDHGTVIFTFALAFLFWHRVWSGLVLMAVACAIAWSRIYLGVHWPLDMAGGLLVALLACLSAQILWAPFGEPLYRALRQLYRLCFALPIRKGWVRD encoded by the coding sequence ATGATGGAAGCGCTGAATCACTTTCTCTTTTTGCAAATCAACGCCACGCCAGACTCCGCAAGCTGGCTTATCGCGCTCGCGACGTTTATCGCCCGCGATCTTATCTCTATCGTGCCGCTACTGCCTGTTGTGCTCTGGCTGTGGCGCCCCACCGAGCGCCGGCTGGTGGTGAAGTTCGCGCTGGCGCTGCTTATCAGTCTCTCGGTCTCCTGGATTGCCGGTCATCTTTTTCCGCACCCCAGGCCGTTTGTGGTGGGCCTCGGCCATCAGTTCCTGCCGCACGCGCCGAACGACTCCTACCCGAGCGACCACGGCACCGTGATTTTCACCTTCGCGCTGGCGTTTCTCTTCTGGCACCGCGTCTGGTCAGGGCTGGTGCTGATGGCGGTTGCCTGCGCGATTGCCTGGTCGCGCATCTATCTCGGCGTCCACTGGCCGCTCGATATGGCGGGCGGCTTGCTGGTGGCGCTGCTTGCCTGCCTGAGCGCGCAGATCCTCTGGGCGCCGTTTGGCGAGCCGCTTTATCGCGCGCTGCGTCAGCTTTATCGCCTGTGCTTCGCGCTGCCTATCCGTAAAGGCTGGGTGCGTGACTAA
- the deoR gene encoding DNA-binding transcriptional repressor DeoR yields METRRDERIAQLLQALKRQDKIHLKEAAALLGVSEMTIRRDLQGHDAPVTLLGGYIVLEPRGVTVSRYLLSDEKTRLVEEKRHAARIAASLARPHQTLFFDCGTTTPWIIEALDDALPFTGICYSLNTFLALQEKPQCRVILCGGEFHASNAIFKPLNFQETLRNLCPDIAFFSAAGVHPQYGATCFNLDELPVKHWALEMAQRYVIVADHSKFGQVRPACMGPLEAFGTIATDRMPDEAFIAWAQSAKVDVLW; encoded by the coding sequence ATGGAAACGCGGCGTGACGAGCGAATAGCGCAACTGCTACAGGCGCTAAAGCGACAGGATAAAATTCATCTTAAAGAGGCGGCGGCGCTGCTTGGCGTCTCTGAGATGACGATTCGCCGCGACCTGCAGGGCCACGACGCGCCGGTTACGCTGCTCGGCGGCTATATTGTGCTGGAGCCGCGCGGCGTGACCGTCAGCCGTTACCTGCTGAGCGACGAAAAAACCCGTCTGGTGGAAGAGAAACGCCATGCGGCGCGAATTGCGGCGTCGCTCGCGCGCCCGCACCAGACGCTGTTTTTCGACTGCGGCACCACCACGCCGTGGATTATCGAAGCGCTGGACGACGCGCTGCCCTTTACCGGCATCTGTTATTCGCTGAACACCTTTCTGGCGTTGCAGGAGAAACCGCAGTGCCGCGTGATTTTGTGCGGCGGCGAGTTTCACGCCAGCAACGCCATTTTCAAACCGCTCAATTTCCAGGAAACGTTGCGCAATCTGTGCCCGGATATCGCCTTTTTTTCGGCGGCGGGCGTGCATCCGCAGTATGGCGCGACCTGTTTTAATCTCGACGAATTACCGGTGAAGCACTGGGCGCTGGAGATGGCGCAACGGTACGTCATTGTGGCCGATCACAGTAAGTTTGGTCAGGTGCGGCCCGCCTGTATGGGGCCGCTTGAAGCGTTCGGCACGATTGCGACCGACAGGATGCCCGACGAGGCGTTTATCGCCTGGGCGCAGTCGGCGAAAGTCGACGTGCTGTGGTAA
- the dacC gene encoding serine-type D-Ala-D-Ala carboxypeptidase — protein MTSLSRSGASCARALSGAFLLISLTAAHAADPIAPAAPAVEARAWILMDYHSGKVLAEGNADEKLDPASLTKLMTSYVVGQALKAGKIHLDDKVTVGKDAWATGNPALRGSSLMFLKPGDQVSVADLNKGVIIQSGNDASIAIADYVAGSQDAFVSLMNGYAKRLGLTNTTFKTVHGLDAPGQFSTARDMALLGKALIHDVPDEYAVHKEKEFTFNNIRQPNRNRLLWSTSMNVDGMKTGTTAGAGYNLVASATQGDMRLISVVLGAKTDGVRFRESEKLLTWGFRFFETVTPIKPDAAFVSQRVWFGDTSEVRLGAGEAGSVTIPKGQLKNLKATYTLNSPQLTAPLKAGQVVGTIDFQLNGKSIEQRPLVVMEAVNEGGFFSRMWDFVLMKFHQWFGGWFS, from the coding sequence ATGACCTCACTCTCACGCTCCGGCGCTTCCTGCGCGCGTGCTCTCTCAGGCGCGTTTCTTCTGATTTCGCTTACCGCCGCCCATGCGGCCGACCCCATCGCGCCCGCCGCGCCTGCGGTCGAGGCCCGCGCCTGGATCCTTATGGACTATCACAGCGGCAAAGTACTGGCCGAAGGCAACGCCGATGAAAAACTCGATCCGGCGAGCCTGACCAAGCTGATGACCAGCTATGTGGTCGGCCAGGCGCTCAAGGCGGGAAAAATTCACCTCGATGATAAAGTCACCGTCGGCAAAGACGCCTGGGCGACCGGCAACCCGGCGCTGCGCGGTTCATCGCTGATGTTCTTAAAGCCCGGCGATCAGGTCTCGGTCGCGGATCTTAATAAAGGCGTGATTATTCAGTCCGGCAACGACGCCAGCATCGCCATCGCCGATTATGTGGCGGGCAGCCAGGACGCGTTCGTCAGCCTGATGAACGGCTACGCGAAGCGCCTCGGGTTGACCAACACCACGTTTAAAACGGTGCACGGCCTTGATGCGCCGGGGCAGTTCAGCACCGCGCGCGATATGGCGTTGCTCGGCAAAGCGCTGATCCACGACGTGCCGGATGAGTACGCCGTCCACAAAGAGAAAGAGTTTACGTTTAACAATATCCGCCAGCCGAACCGCAACCGCCTGCTGTGGAGCACCAGCATGAACGTGGACGGTATGAAAACCGGCACCACGGCGGGCGCGGGCTATAACCTCGTGGCTTCGGCGACGCAGGGCGATATGCGTCTTATCTCGGTGGTGCTCGGCGCGAAAACCGACGGCGTGCGCTTTCGCGAGTCAGAAAAGCTGCTGACGTGGGGGTTCCGCTTCTTTGAAACCGTCACGCCCATCAAGCCGGACGCCGCGTTTGTCAGCCAGCGCGTCTGGTTTGGCGACACCAGCGAGGTCAGGCTCGGCGCAGGCGAGGCAGGCTCGGTGACTATCCCGAAAGGCCAACTGAAAAATCTCAAGGCGACCTATACCCTCAATTCGCCACAACTGACCGCGCCGCTGAAGGCGGGGCAGGTGGTCGGCACGATTGATTTTCAGCTCAACGGCAAAAGCATCGAGCAGCGTCCGCTGGTGGTGATGGAGGCGGTTAATGAAGGCGGTTTCTTCAGCCGGATGTGGGATTTTGTCCTGATGAAATTCCATCAGTGGTTTGGCGGCTGGTTCTCGTAA
- a CDS encoding glutathione S-transferase family protein: protein MITVWGRENSTNVKKVLWCLEELELPYNRIPAGGQYGINRDADYLEMNPNGLVPCLRDDETDLVLWESNTIVRYLAAQYGQGRLWQECPVARARGEKWMDWAISTLPAPHRGVVFSLVRTPPEQRDPALIEESKKQCDALFAMLDAELAKTPWLSGDAFGIADMAPAPHIYNLFNVGIEWTPRPHLARWYQQLTERPAFRNIVMIPVS from the coding sequence ATGATAACCGTCTGGGGTCGAGAGAATTCCACCAACGTGAAGAAGGTGCTGTGGTGTCTGGAAGAGCTGGAGCTGCCGTATAACCGCATTCCGGCGGGCGGCCAGTATGGCATTAACCGCGACGCGGACTACCTGGAGATGAACCCGAACGGGCTGGTGCCATGCCTGCGTGACGATGAAACCGACCTGGTGCTGTGGGAATCCAACACCATTGTGCGCTATCTCGCGGCGCAATATGGCCAGGGCCGCCTGTGGCAGGAGTGCCCGGTTGCGCGCGCCCGCGGCGAGAAGTGGATGGACTGGGCCATCAGCACGCTGCCCGCGCCGCACCGCGGCGTCGTGTTCAGCCTGGTGCGCACGCCGCCCGAGCAGCGCGACCCGGCGCTGATTGAAGAGAGCAAAAAGCAGTGCGACGCGCTGTTCGCCATGCTTGACGCTGAGCTTGCGAAAACCCCGTGGCTTTCCGGCGACGCGTTCGGCATCGCCGATATGGCCCCTGCGCCGCACATCTATAATCTCTTTAACGTCGGCATCGAATGGACGCCGCGCCCGCATCTGGCGCGCTGGTATCAGCAGCTCACCGAGCGCCCGGCGTTTCGCAATATCGTCATGATCCCGGTCAGCTAA